The DNA sequence AATGGAAGATAAGCCAGGACGCGTTTATTTGGCTAACCTTGACTTCATATAAGCTTTAAGAGCTTCAACCGGTATTTTCCACGCTTTTCCCGCCTTATAAGCATCCAGTTCGTTATTATGAATCATTTGGTAGACCTTTTGTGAACTGACGCCAAGCAGACTTGCGGCATCGGATACATGCAGAGCCAGTTTTTCAATTAGCATTGGGCTTCACCTCCTCATCCTTTTTATCATTATGTTAGCTTAACAAAGCGCAAAATGTGTTAGTAGCGTTGAGTTTCGTCAAAATTTAGTTGCATGACAGGTTAAAAAAATACAGTTATATATTATAAACTTGACACTGGCAGGTTTTATGGAGGTCCCATAAACCCTTGCAAAGGAACATACTAAAGGAACATAGAAAAGCACTGACTTTCGCGGTCAGTGCTTTTCTTGTTTTAAGAGGAGGAATACTGCTATGCCCATTGGCAAAGAAAAAACACCCTTGGAATGTCTGTCGGAGGAAACCTTGTTAAGTGAATTTGTCGCACCGGAAGCTGCCAAACAGCTCATTGCGGAATATGCCAGTATCTACAATATCTTGCAGCATACATCGGAACAGCAGCTGGCTGGTATTACCGGTATCGGCAAGGCCAAGCTTCGAAAACTTGCTTGCATCAAAGCGGTGATCCAGCGGATGGAGCAGGAACGGAAAAAGCAGATCCAAAGGATTACCAAGCCCCAAGATGCGGCAGACTACTGCTTCGATATGCAGGA is a window from the Veillonellales bacterium genome containing:
- a CDS encoding helix-turn-helix domain-containing protein; this encodes MLIEKLALHVSDAASLLGVSSQKVYQMIHNNELDAYKAGKAWKIPVEALKAYMKSRLAK
- a CDS encoding JAB domain-containing protein; this translates as MPIGKEKTPLECLSEETLLSEFVAPEAAKQLIAEYASIYNILQHTSEQQLAGITGIGKAKLRKLACIKAVIQRMEQERKKQIQRITKPQDAADYCFDMQDLRQEEFRVLLLDTKNKILAQKCVFIGTVNSSLVSAREVFYVAVQNMATTIIVLHNHRRKNRFTVLFSYDILGIA